From the Theobroma cacao cultivar B97-61/B2 chromosome 2, Criollo_cocoa_genome_V2, whole genome shotgun sequence genome, one window contains:
- the LOC18609684 gene encoding F-box protein SKIP14, whose product MALNFSHRPIFPAHLTEDNLVSPMRIANGYLVEGIPEKNGDGFSKSWHLNCEVEDCFDYGRDRSGERCGSQESVSNDILDLLPSDPFGMDITTTFTAITGWLEDLEVDYGRYVRDEVGTGDGSYQLFAGLNFIWNNAMRFQTFPGSMGFECKGSVSGGFGGCSQVKEGEHVPGCAGLGSACNVEDIFAFGNEDLVSVDQENEEFQDCEVCSDGDEGAPHEALILALGYLGVRDLFAVEKVCTSLRYTVQNDPLLWRSIHIDQPLNEKITDDVLLQITSRAQGSLQCLSLVDCQRITDEGLKLVVENNPKLIKLSVPGCTRLSIEGILNTLKALKSMGTQGVKHLRIAGLYGVTPKHFEELKFLLGMDSQIQQIVHKPHHYNRGNFYLSCDDDRAIDIEMCPRCHNMRLVYDCPAEGCQQKEHAAQLCRACTLCIARCVQCGRCINDSEYEETFCLELLCSDCWKLQLVKCQEKQNGMIGPSNLPALQQTGNLNLHG is encoded by the exons ATGGCGTTGAATTTTTCCCATCGGCCGATCTTTCCTGCTCATTTGACTGAAGATAATCTGGTTTCTCCTATGAGGATTGCAAATGGGTACCTTGTTGAAGGTATTCCAGAGAAGAATGGAGATGGGTTTTCGAAATCATGGCATTTGAACTGTGAGGTGGAAGATTGCTTTGATTATGGAAGGGATAGGAGTGGTGAACGATGTGGTTCTCAGGAGTCTGTTTCTAATGACATTCTTGATCTTTTGCCATCGGATCCTTTTGGAATGGATATCACCACTACTTTCACTGCGATTACTGGTTGGCTGGAGGATTTGGAAGTTGATTATGGCCGTTATGTGAGAGATGAGGTGGGGACTGGTGATGGGAGTTATCAGTTGTTTGCagggttgaattttatttggaACAACGCCATGAGGTTCCAAACATTCCCTGGAAGCATGGGGTTTGAATGTAAAGGTAGTGTTTCTGGTGGATTTGGTGGGTGTTCTCAGGTGAAGGAAGGAGAGCATGTGCCTGGTTGTGCTGGTCTTGGATCAGCTTGTAATGTAGAGGACATTTTTGCTTTTGGGAATGAAGATTTGGTTTCTGTTGATCaggaaaatgaagagtttCAAGATTGCGAGGTTTGTTCTGATGGAGATGAAGGAGCTCCTCATGAAGCTTTGATTTTGGCCCTTGGTTATCTGGGTGTACGGGATCTTTTTGCTGTTGAAAAGGTCTGCACATCTCTCCGATATACAGTTCAGAATGATCCCCTTTTATGGAGGAGTATTCACATAGATCAGCCACTGAATGAGAAGATTACCGATGATGTTCTTTTGCAAATAACTAGTAGGGCTCAAGGTAGCTTGCAATGCTTGAGCCTGGTAGATTGCCAAAGGATTACTGATGAGGGCCTAAAGCTTGTGGTTGAAAATAATCCAAAACTAATAAAG CTGAGTGTACCTGGATGTACAAGACTAAGTATTGAAGGTATTTTGAATACCCTGAAGGCTTTGAAGTCTATGGGCACACAAGGGGTGAAGCATTTGAGGATTGCTGGGCTCTATGGGGTGACACCGAAGCATTTTGAGGAGCTGAAGTTCCTGTTGGGCATGGACAGCCAGATTCAGCAGATTGTGCACAAGCCGCATCATTATAACAGAGGAAATTTCTATCTCTCTTGTGATGATGATCGTGCCattgatattgaaatgtgcccAAGATGCCATAACATGAGGCTTGTTTATGATTGTCCTGCGGAGGGTTGTCAGCAGAAAGAGCATGCTGCTCAGTTATGCAGGGCATGCACTCTTTGCATAGCACGGTGTGTTCAGTGTGGTCGGTGCATTAATGACAGTGAGTATGAGGAAACCTTTTGTCTGGAGTTGCTTTGTTCGGATTGTTGGAAGCTACAACTGGTGAAGTGCCAGGAGAAGCAGAATGGGATGATTGGCCCATCAAACTTACCTGCTCTCCAACAGACTGGCAACCTTAATCTCCATGGCTAG
- the LOC18609682 gene encoding uncharacterized protein LOC18609682, whose amino-acid sequence MVRDAMRPEVAFNHGFENELSFVEKDPNPNVSSFYSLLSNAEEPLCVGCTKHTTLSTVSQLLNVKAEYNLSESCFDLLLKIIKNMLPSDENLPIDFYRMKKKVCGHPRYKQRNSSVRRQKKIPYKILRYLPLIPRLQRLYMSCKTAEHMTCHAQHHRDDGLLRHPVDGEAWQHFNCTHEFFAMEPRNVRLGLCADGFNPFGSTAKPYSIWPVMLCVYNLPPWIRMKQRYIFLNMVIPGKKSPSQNIDVFLRPLIKELTLLWRQGVVTYDAYRKQNFHMRAALLWTINDFSAYDVMHIGRNFFENILNTMIDVKGRTKDNIKARQDLKVYCKRPKLELVENNRKLYKPKAVYTLNKEEIRNVCAWVKQLRLPNGFASNISRDLCVTEICIDHMETLQGKICETICKLEKIFPPGFFDLMEHLSIHLPYEVKVGGPVQYRWMHPFERFLQQLKKKVKNRAFVEGSIYEAYVIEEVSSFCSCHGYYDRIFDEIVKGDVVEISKEELEKVAKHNEEIDQHIIEISYGPRRMITCYSGYFVNGFKFHTLDYGQNRKIMNSGVCIKGSFYNDHERDFYGILVDIIKLEYFGVGNRVVLFKCHWFDTEKGIKVDRLHGLVDVNYNSILARVYQEDVSNSITSTQSEEVDLTELVSGDYEEVNLSIEDEEDDIDKDEDEEYDMEGEDNENDDEDEDEYDYEEEDEDKDEDEDHVEHDDCETYNDDSDNNA is encoded by the exons ATGGTTAGGGATGCCATGCGTCCCGAAGTTGCTTTCAAccatggttttgaaaatgagttgaGCTTTGTGGAAAAAGATCCTAATCCAAATGTGTCTTCCTTTTACTCTTTGTTAAGCAATGCAGAGGAACCTTTGTGTGTAGGTTGCACTAAGCACACAACACTTTCAACTGTGTCCCAACTTTTAAATGTTAAGGCGGAGTACAATTTGAGTGAATCATGTTTTGATCTACTGTTGAAGATAATAAAGAATATGTTGCCATCTGATGAGAATTTACCTATCGACTTTTATAGGATGAAGAAGAAG GTATGTGGACATCCTCGGTATAAACAAAGGAATTCAAGTGTAAGAAGGCAGAAGAAAATTCCTTACAAGATTTTACGTTACTTGCCACTTATACCGAGGCTTCAAAGGCTTTATATGTCATGTAAAACTGCTGAACATATGACATGTCATGCGCAACACCACCGTGATGATGGACTCCTTAGACACCCTGTTGATGGTGAGGCTTGGCAACACTTTAACTGTACACATGAATTCTTTGCAATGGAACCTCGAAATGTAAGACTCGGGTTATGTGCTGACGGTTTCAACCCTTTTGGATCGACGGCCAAGCCTTATTCTATTTGGCCAGTAATGCTTTGTGTGTATAATTTACCCCCATGGATACGTATGAAACAACGATACATATTTCTTAACATGGTTATTCCGGGTAAAAAAAGTCCAAGTCAAAATATAGATGTTTTCTTGAGGCCTTTGATTAAAGAGTTGACTTTATTATGGAGACAAGGTGTTGTGACCTATGATGCATataggaaacaaaattttcatatgaGGGCAGCATTATTGTGgacaattaatgatttttctGCTTATG ATGTTATGCATATTGGACGTAATTTTTTTGAGAATATACTCAACACAATGATCGATGTTAAAGGAAGGACAAAGGACAACATAAAGGCACGACAAGATTTGAAGGTGTATTGCAAGCGGCCAAAATTGGAATTGGTggaaaataatagaaaactGTACAAGCCCAAGGCTGTGTACACATTAAATAAGGAGGAAATAAGAAATGTCTGTGCTTGGGTTAAACAATTGAGATTACCAAATGGTTTTGCATCAAACATTTCTCG GGATTTGTGCGTAACTGAAATATGTATTGATCATATGGAAACGTTGCAAGGAAAAATATGTGAAACTATATGCAAACTAGAGAAGATATTTCCTCCGGGTTTCTTTGACTTGATGGAGCATTTGTCGATTCATTTACCTTACGAGGTCAAGGTTGGTGGACCCGTCCAGTATCGATGGATGCATCCATTTGAGAG GTTTTTGCAACAgttgaagaagaaagtaaaaaatcgTGCCTTTGTTGAAGGATCTATATATGAGGCTTATGTTATCGAGGAAGTTTCCTCATTCTGCTCATG TCATGGATATTATGataggatatttgatgaaattgtgAAGGGAGATGTTGTGGAAATTTCGAAAGAGGAATTGGAGAAA GTTGCAAAGCATAATGAGGAAATAGACCAACATATAATTGAAATCTCTTATGGTCCCAGACGTATGATAACATGTTACAGTGGATATTTTGTAAATGGTTTCAAGTTTCACACCTTAGATTACGGCCAAAATCGTAAGATAATGAATAGTGGGGTTTGCATAAAAGGGAGTTTTTACAATGATCATGAGCGTGACTTTTATGGCATCTTAGTGGATATAATCAAGTTAGAGTATTTTGGTGTAGGGAATAGAGTTGTTCTATTCAAGTGTCATTGGTTTGATactgaaaaaggaataaaggTAGATCGACTGCATGGTCTTGTTGATGTCAATTACAACTCAATACTGGCAA GAGTATACCAAGAAGATGTGTCTAATTCAATTACTAGTACTCAATCAGAGGAAGTTGATTTAACAGAGTTAGTGAGTGGTGATTATGAAGAGGTTAATCTATCGATTGaggatgaagaagatgatatcgataaagatgaagatgaagaataCGACATGGAAGGAGaagataatgaaaatgatgatgaagatgaagatgaataTGActatgaagaagaagatgaagataaagatgaagatgaagatcaTGTGGAGCACGACGATTGTGAAACTTATAATGATGATAGTGATAATAATGCATAA
- the LOC18609681 gene encoding signal recognition particle subunit SRP72, which produces MAPKPKEKPKAAPSPSQPPPPIEDLFTSLNRHIQRSEFTQAVKVANQVLSVAPGDEDAIRCKVVALIKGDNIEEALSAIQSAQKVSFDFSFYKAYCLYRQNKLDEALVFLEKQDKTHSSMLLEAQILYRLGKMDACVDICRNLQRAKIDSLEINLLAGLISAGRVSEVQGTLDTLKVKATSSFELAYNIACSLIEGNKHKDAEQLLLTARRIGQETLTEENLADDDIEIELAPIAVQLAYVQQLLGHTQEAVGAYTDIVNRNLADEPSLAVAVNNLIAMKGPKDISDSLRKLDWLKEKDSQKFQLAHAIDLKLSPKQKETIYANRVLLLIHANKMDQARELVAFLPQLFPDSVMPVLLQAAVLVRENKAGKAEEMLGQFAEKFPEKSKIIFLARAQVAAAAGHHQIAAESLAKVPDIQHMPATVATLVALKERAGDINGAAAVLDSAIKWWKSAMTEDNQLSVIMQEAASFKLRHGKEEDAALLYEELVKSHGSIEALVGLITTVAHVNVDKAEAYEKQLKPLPGLNGVDVDGLERTSGAKHVEDAPHGGLAEAQEDGKIKEKSKKKRKRKPRYPKGFDPANPGPPPDPERWLPKRERSSYRPKRKDKRAAQVRGSQGAVVREKSEASASATNSNSSNLKSNQATSSKGVSQNAEPSRPQSKSSRKKSRN; this is translated from the exons ATGGCTCCGAAGCCCAAAGAGAAGCCAAAAGCGGCTCCATCGCCGTCGCAGCCTCCTCCCCCAATCGAAGATCTCTTCACTTCTCTCAACAGACACATCCAACGATCAGAATTCACACAAGCGGTCAAAGTTGCAAATCAAG TTCTGTCAGTTGCGCCGGGAGATGAGGACGCCATTCGGTGCAAAGTTGTGGCGTTGATAAAAGGCGACAACATTGAGGAGGCTCTCTCAGCAATTCAGTCTGCTCAGAAGGTTTCTTTCGATTTCAGTTTCTACAAG GCATATTGCCTATACAGACAAAACAAGTTGGATGAAGCTTTGGTATTTTTGGAGAAACAAGATAAGACTCATTCGAGTATGTTGTTAGAAGCTCAGATTCTATATCGTTTAGGAAAAATGGATGCTTGTGTTGATATCTGTCGGAATCTTCAAAGAGCAAAGATTGATTCCTTGGAAATAAATTTGCTTGCTGGTTTGATTTCGGCTGGGAGAGTTTCTGAAGTTCAGGGAACTTTGGACACACTTAAGGTTAAGGCAACTAGCAGCTTTGAGTTGGCATATAATATTGCTTGTTCTTTAATTGAAGGAAATAAGCACAAGGATGCGGAGCAACTCTTGCTCACTGCACGAAG aATTGGTCAGGAAACACTTACAGAAGAGAACCTTGCTGATGATGATATAGAGATTGAACTAGCTCCTATAGCTGTCCAATTAGCTTATGTCCAGCAG CTTCTTGGTCACACACAAGAGGCTGTTGGAGCTTATACAGACATTGTAAACCGAAATTTGGCAGATGAGCCATCTCTTGCAGTGGCAGTGAACAACCTTATTGCAATGAAAGGTCCCAAAGACATATCTGATAGCTTAAGGAAACTTGATTGGCTTAAAGAGAAAGACTCACAGAAGTTTCAGCTTGCGCATGCAATTGACTTGAAGCTTTCACCAAAACAAAAGGAGACAATTTATGCGAATCGGGTTCTTCTACTTATTCATGCAAATAAGATGGATCag GCTCGGGAACTTGTTGCTTTTTTGCCACAGCTGTTTCCTGACAGTGTGATGCCAGTACTGCTTCAAGCTGCTGTCTTGGTGAGAGAAAACAAGGCAGGGAAAGCAGAAGAAATGTTGGGTCAGTTTGCTGAGAAATTCCCtgaaaaatcaaagattattTTCTTAGCAAGGGCACAagttgctgctgctgctggcCATCATCAAATTGCAGCTGAATCCCTTGCTAAGGTACCTGATATCCAGCACATGCCTGCCACTGTTGCCACTCTTGTTGCTCTCAAAGAACGTGCTGGAGATATAAATGGTGCTGCTGCTGTACTTGACTCTGCAATCAAATGGTGGAAATCTGCCATGACTGAGGACAACCAGCTCAGTGTTATAATGCAAGAGGCTGCTTCCTTCAAGCTCAGGCATGGCAAGGAAGAGGATGCCGCCCTTCTGTATGAGGAGCTTGTGAAAAGTCATGGAAGCATAGAGGCATTAGTTGGGCTAATAACTACTGTTGCTCATGTGAATGTTGACAAGGCCGAAGCTTATGAGAAGCAACTGAAGCCATTACCAGGTTTAAATGGGGTTGACGTCGATGGTTTGGAGAGAACTTCTGGGGCAAAACATGTTGAAGATGCTCCACATGGTGGGCTTGCTGAAGCTCAAGAGGATGGTAAGATTAAggagaaatcaaagaaaaagagaaagagaaagccAAGGTATCCGAAAGGGTTTGACCCGGCAAATCCAGGTCCTCCACCAGATCCAGAAAGATGGCTCCCAAAGAGAGAAAGGTCAAGTTACAGGCCCAAGAGAAAGGATAAGAGGGCAGCTCAGGTGAGAGGTTCTCAGGGTGCAGTAGTTAGAGAAAAGAGCGAAGCTAGTGCCTCAGCTACCAATTCTAATAGTtctaacttgaaatcaaaccAAGCTACTAGTTCGAAAGGAGTTTCACAGAATGCCGAGCCTTCCCGACCTCAATCTAAGTCATCAAGAAAGAAGTCAAGAAACTAA
- the LOC108660754 gene encoding uncharacterized protein LOC108660754 encodes MDSGLSWADQWDYNNPDPSPRASDKKKKNEGSSKSKFSKSILSFKWMKELRKKSQQKDDGK; translated from the coding sequence atggATTCTGGGTTATCCTGGGCTGATCAATGGGACTACAACAATCCTGACCCTTCACCACGAGCATCcgacaagaagaagaagaatgaaggTTCCAGCAAGAGCAAGTTTAGCAAGTCAATATTAAGTTTCAAATGGATGAAAGAACTACGTAAGAAATCTCAGCAAAAAGATGACGGCAAATAA